cGAAGagtcattatatatttttaatgtcgAATAAGGATCAACGAGGATAAAAGAGATCTCGTTGAAATTATTCGTTTGAAAATTTACCTTTAGGTTAATCATAGGCACTTATGCTCGTTACTGAACTTGTTGAGGTTGAATCGATCATcagaacaacaaaaaaaaggacACAAAATTAGGGTATATTCTTGTAAAAGTTAAAATGTCATTACTTTTGGGACTTCTATGTTGCTCAATCTCTTAAAAAAAAGAACGAAGAGATCATTCAAAAATAGTGTATTTATGAAGGAACAGATACGAGTACAACAATATTTTTGGAGAGTCTTGTACAATGTAACCTAGACATAATTTTGCAATCTATGCTGCTCCGGATCATCCGAAAATAGTGTATTTAAGAAGGACTCGATACGAGTACAacaacatttttgaaaagttcGAACAACATAGTCTGAAATAATTTTCCAATCTAACTTGCTaccttttaaaatttgtgtgtTTTTATGTGCATGAAAATAGGCAAATATGGATGGAACATTATTTTCCCCTGCTTTGGAAGGAATGAAGGATGTCAAATCTGAACATGGAGAGCTAATGACTAAGCCTTTTTTGGAAGTTTGCAAACTTGTATTGCCAATTCTAGGTTCAAACTTTTCTTTATAATCTTCTTgaaatttactcaaaaattgATGTAATGCTATCGATTGTGTTCATTGAGTCATCTATCTGTACGAGTtaggggtaaggtctgtgtACGAGTGTACattaggtatgttgttgttgtgtaaAGTTGTATTTTGTGTTGTTTTAAGTTGTGTAATGATTCGAGTTCATTTGCTTTTCTGATGCCAGATAAATTTGGAGCTGCTATGACTGTGGTTAAATCTGATATCAGCGGAAATATAGCTGTGAGTTAGTCATTTCTTCGTTTCTTCTGTTTGAATATTACAAGAATCTCACGACTTGTGATGCAGATTTCATGTGTAGCAGAGTAATTTGTGGTTGTAGAGCTCATGTAATCGATAAATTGCAATGTTCATCGATGTTTACTTATAACGACAATCATCTTGAGTAGTAATATTGATCTATTGGTTCAACTGTCATCAGTTTGCACTTAAAATGTTGCAGAAACCTTATATTgaacaacataagaaacataaatatCTTAAGTTGGTTCTAATGGTGAATTCGGAATGCTTGTTTCCTTACAGAGGTTAGAATCCAAGTATAACGATAATCCATCGAGATTCAACTACTTGTACAGTTTTGTACAGGCAGAAGTTGAGATAAAGACAGCTAAATCTTCATCCAGTTGTACTAATGGTCTTCTATGGTTAACAAGGTGCGCGATTGTTTTTCCATAAAATTGTCTCCTTGTGATTGGGGTGTGGCCCTTTCCCGGACCTTGCATGAACGTGGAACGCTTTGTGCACAGGGCTGCCCTTCTAAGCTTTGGTGCATAACAAGCTTGcatttgtttatttgatgaacgaACTTTGCTACCATAACGTGTAAAGATAAATCAGACTAATCGATGATTCTGCTAATGCTGCAGAGCGATGGACTTCATAGTCGTGCTCTTTCACAACTTAGCTCAGCATCAAGATTGGTCAATGTCCCAAGCTTGCAATGATTCTTACTCCAAGACGTTGAAGAAATGGCATGGATGGCTTGCTAGTTCAAGCTTTACGGTATGTATTCACTGTGTTTTCAGTGTAATAATGACCTTAACACCGGCATTTCAAATGCCATGTAAGTACATTTAATCAATCTTTTCTACCTGTAAAACGTGTTAACGTGTTTCTAAATGTGATACAAAGGTCGCGATAAAGCTTGCACCAGATAGGAAAAAGTTCATGGAGGTCATAAGTGGCAATGGTGACATCAATAGTGATATGGAGAAGTTCTGTACGACGTTTTCACCTATACTTCAGCAGATCCACAAATTTTTGGTATGATAGATACTCTTTTCAAGTTTTCGACAAGAGTAAGGTTGTCTTAAGTTTGTCAGTGATGCATGTTTTTTGGTTGCAGACTAGTGTTGGCTTGGACAGTATGAAGGCTTCATGATCAACTTCTCCAGTATCAGCATTGTTAGTTTTCGCCAAAAAGTTCACCAGATCTGTTGCTTTTGTTTTCATTTCATCCAGCTCAAATGTAAGGAAAGAACGCATATGATCTCAGTTTATGGAATGCTAGTTGTAAGTTGAGATCAATCTATCGATATATTCATCATATTCCTCGCAAGTTCAACATAGTTTTTACCTACACGTCAAGTTTAGAACGACATCATGCACATCACTGGACTCATTTTGCTCTCTTGAAGTGTGATTTAATGATTTCCACAAGTTTCATGTGCCTTCAAAATCAGCTATCTCAATGATCTCTAAGTCGAGTGCATGAAGCTCGAGTCATTAGTTGTTAGAATTTTGGCCGTCCAAGTCCTCTACGGTTCTATTCCTTTCTCCATTTCCCCCCTCCTCTTGGAGTGCCAccagaaagaaattaaaagaatagaGGTATGAATTAAGACATGAAATCCAAGTATTTGAAAACATGTGACAAAGTAAATCAATCATCCAATATGAGTACATATGTGATGTACTCAAGAGCAAAAATATCATAATGGTCGCGTGATTACATACATGATTCACACAAATTCATACGCGCATATCAACTAAAACTCATTTAGATATCTTTTGACAGTTACAAAAGGTGTTCTACTCAGATGTTCTCCTATTTTGGGAGAAAGTCCAGTACCTACTTCTTTGATATGTGACTTTGGAGTTAATGGAAGCATATTTTCCAGTGGAGTAAATGGCAAGTGATTGAACCGTTGTGTTCCCTTCACTGGGCGTAAGTAAGCTAAGTGACCACGTGAGAAGTTGTTGCATTTTGGAAGCTTACTCACTGATGTGACTACCTCCTGTTCTTTAGGCATCGGGGCACCAGATGGATCCTAATTACAGAAAAATTAACAGTTTCATATCAAATAACTGTCATAACAAATGAAGTGagtaaaaacatttttcttaagCCAGTTAAGTATAAAAACATACCCCTATTGTAAGGAAAGTGAATGGACTGTCAGCACCGAGGTGTAGCTCAATCTGTTTGCGCAGATCAGCTAAGGATGAATCTTTGCCAACCTTTACTGTGGTTGCTACACTAGGATTCTCTTTTGATGCAGCTTCCCATTTCACGTGGACTTCAAGATTGCCACAAGTAGGGTTGAAGTTCTCCTTTGAATCATTTTCTTTGTCACAAGAGCTCTTGAACATTCTTGTCTGATTAACTGGTGACTTTTTTATGGTCTCGGGATTGCATAATGGCAAAAGATCATTGGACAAACCTTCTGCTGCAAACGCAGATGCATAATCCTCTCCAATTGTCTTAACTATAGGTACAGAAGAATCAATATCTTCCAAATTCTTCTGTGCAGGCACTGGGCTTACACTATGCTGAGAAAGCTCTCTATAATTGCCACAGAGTGTGAAAATGTTCTGAATAAGCGCTTGCCTAGAAGGGGCTGCACCCATACAAACATCACTGTCCTTCAATAAATCACTGAAATGATCAGGATCTGTTCTCAAACAACTCATATCATGATCAAGCAGACCAGAATATATTGTTTTTTCCTCAATGACCTCCTTCTGCACCTCCTCATCGACCGGGAGATTCTCTGTATCTCCTTCATCATCACCTTCTTCATCCTCTTCAAATACAGTGCTCAAGCTACTTTTATTGGGGAAAAGTGGATCTTCAACTTCTCCTAAATTGCTTATGTTAGGATAACCCGAGATTGCTTGGAAAGTATTACCTTCAGGCTTATAGACTAGTACATCCCGCTTTCCAGCATCCATATCAATTGATCTGTCCAAATCCATAGACTTCACCATTCCTGCATCTTCAGAGTAAATTCCTTGCAGCCTTTTCGCGAAAGTATTTTCCTCCATTGATCCACTTTCAGCCCTAGAGCGGTGAAGCTCAGCTTCCATATCCTCCAAGCGCCTCCGGAGCGTTTCAAATTCTTGTTGCTGCTGGAACATTCTTTCTTCCATCTTCCTCCTCtccatttcaacaatttcatttgCCATTTTCTGACATTCTTGTATCTTCTTTTCTAACTCATTTTTCAACATCTGAGTTCTCTCATTTACTTTAAGATTGATCTGCTCCTCGGTTAATTCCGTTCCCTTTCCTTGTACTAACTCCAGTTTGGCCCTTAGTGTAgccatttcttcttctttcttcataaGCTCTTTCTGAGCTTCATTACGCTCTTTCTCTTTCAGCTTGTTCTCCATCTGAAGCTTGTAGATGAACTGATCCATAACGGCAATCCTTGATCCCAAGATAACTGTCGATGAAGAATCCTCTGTACCTTTCTCCTTCAATGGCGTATGAGGACCACGGACAATGCACTTTGCTTTGGCACCATATTCCAGAGTGGAGATAGTCTTGTGGAGCTCTTTAGGATCTGGACTTGCACATAGTATCATAAGAATTTTGGACTTGTCATCCTCGAAAGAGTCCTAAACAAAACAGTTGAAACAACTATCACAGTCAATGAACACTTCCAAAGCAATCAGCTGCCATACTATAACCGGATAAGTTGcgcggactcttcacttttgatgccACACCCGCacggatcctccaaaaatacACCACTTTTAGAGAACCCGACAGGCACCTATTGACATTTATGAAGAGTCCAAAGCAACATAGATCACCAGCACATGCAAACTTACCTGTAATAGCATGGTTAACTTGCTATCACGAAATGGCACATGAGAATCACCATTAGCAATGGACTCAACAACCCTCTTCAATGCAATGTTTCCCTGGTTGATTTTTGCAGTCTGCGAGATTTAATTATCAAGGTACCACAGTAAGACACAATCATATCATATAGATGGTCATACATTTGAGTAACTTCAAAAGGAAATCAGATAAACTTAATACAAGTGAGCCACGTGAATCCAGAACTCTTACCTGCATTTTCGCTTCCAAACCAGTTTGACCAGCTTGTTCAATATTCTCAGAACCGGCCATATCCACAAGCATTAATCGCCCTCCCACTGTTGGAACGTCAAGGATTATCTGCAATTGAAGACAAATATGCATTACCGAAACTAGAAATTGAATGAACTTATTTCCATGAAAAAGTGATTAAACATATACCATGCAGTGGCTCCGAGAGCTCCTCTCGTTACACAGAGTACTCTTTACTATTCTTCTCTTCTCTACTTTTTGGATCTCTTTCGATATCTTTATAGCTTCAGTCCCCGAaataaaagttgcatttttggcCTTTTTACCTATAACTTCCAGCTTCACCTGCAAGGTAAAAGACAGGACCAACATTGTACAGACACATAAAAATCAGTAAAgaacaatcttttttttttaacagaCTTTGGTACTAATTTCTAACTATTAACATCTGTTAGCCATGCAGGGTCAACCGTTTATGATAAAGAAGATCCGATTTTCTCTACTGAAAAATACTCATCCTTCCATAGCCATATATATACCGAATGGATCATTGACATTTGGTGTACAGATACTTATCCTTCTATAACCTCATGTAGGTTCTCGTTTCCATAATCTCTACCGAACAATACTAGTGTTATCCGTTCATGTCATGCACGGAGTGGCATGTGTAAATACTGAAATTACATTGAGCAAATGTCACTTGAATTAAAAAGCACATCATCTTTAATGGCTATCGAAAGTCAACTGAAATTGCTATTCGACAGGAAACTTAAACAATAAAAGCCTTAGCCTATAGCTGCTACAAATTCAAGTCATCAGCTAGCACATTTAGAAACTGGAGCAGTATAAGTATTTTGCTTGATACAAATTACAACTATAATGACAAGGTTTTATTCAGTGAAATTGCAGAATCAATGATACAGAACTAAACATGTTGTACTAAAATCTCGAGAAACATATCAATCGAAAAACAAGAAATGGACAAAATATCAGATAAGAGACTACTACTACTATTCTGTATGAAACATTACTAGTGCATCAAAGAACTAATTGTACCTTGGAAGCACAGGCCTTGGACCAACCAAAAGCAAATCCTCCACCACCATTAGTCGTCGataacaaatcataaatttcCTCATTATAAATCTCCAACACAGTAACATGAACAAATGTGCCAACACCAACCTTCTTCTCACTATTTTCATCACTTTCTTCATTTCCATCACCCAATATATCCTTCAATGACCTATACACAATACCAGGCTGCTTAACACTCCCAAACATAGTATGACTCTTACCAGCACCAGTTGGTCCATACATCATTATAGTACATTTATCCCCTAATTTCACCCCATCAATTCTTGACTCAACAAATTTCTTATAAAACTCATCAAGATCTTCTTCTTCGGACAACGAAACACCATCAAGAGTAAAATCCCTATACCCTATATCAGTCCTAACACGTAAGGACCTACAGTCAGAATTCACTTGCAACGCTGATAAAGATTTCTCCTTCTTATCCGGGTAATCACGAATCCTACCAATAACCTCTACCGGGTGCTCGGGAGGTGTACCCCCTTCTTTCATTGCTGTAGAATTAGGGTTTGGTGAGGGTTTTGCTGAGTTGAAATTGAGACGATGCTTCGACTGTGGGGTTCTTGAATTTACATGGGTCTGGTGCAATTTCGATGACGGAGTTGGAGTTGTATGATTCTTTGATGATGGTGTAGGAGCCATTGAAAGATTACAAATGGGGCTTCGTTTTTTCTAATCACTGAtcaaatttttcaagaaaatttcaagattttacaGACCAAGATTGAATCTTTGAAATGGGGTTTTTGTTCTGTCACTGATTTGATTCCTTTTTTCAGCTAAAAATGGAAAATTGGAGAAGACAGAAATGGGTTCTTCAGAATTGAGagtgaaatgaaaaaaaaaatggactgtatttttggatgtttttgtttttgaaagttcaaaaaataaaaagtttaaacgTTTAAATTGGTAACggctagtttcaattttttgttttgaaactAGCTTTGTCTTTTTACCATTTTAACCTTttgcataaataaatatttgaaaataagtaataaataaacatttaaagagtctaatattaaataaacatttaaaacttaaaagagCTAAAAGATTCTGTATctaaaattttatgttaattattgtaCTTTCGTCGTTTTCACTTAGTTAcaagtaagaaataaaaatcttataGTTTTAGCTAAAACCGAATCTTTTTGTTGGTTTATTCAACATGAATGATAATTCAAAGGCGAGTTGAAATGAGAAGATCAAATGATCAGACGATCAAGAAATGAAAATTGACTACTGATCGACTTTTATATAGGGACAATTTCATCCAGTTGTTTTGAATTACTCACTCCGTCTAAATTTCTGTGAGGTATTTTGACTCTGCAcataatttaagaaagaaagaaagacttttaaaacttgtgATCCAAAATGAATGATAGAAAATTATGTGGCTGTAAATCATTTCGTTAAggataaaatagatattttatagttaaattgttacttaatataaaaatgtatcattttttttggaatttactaaaaagaaaagcgtcacataaattgagacagagggAGTAGCTTATCGAAAGTTATTGATAAGAATATATAAGTactaaaaagtacttttgagtGCTATAACTGAAAAGCCATAAATTGGTGTTGACTAACTTGAGGATTTTGAGTTAAGTACTACTAGTTATGTTGATAAGTTTAAAAAGTGTTAATAAACTAGTTTGAGTCTTGGAGTTCTAAAGTTGTGGGGAGTAGCATTTACTTTGTTACTGCTTTCGACTCGAACTATGTATACATAGTGTGTCTCATAAATAGACATATCGAACTAAAATAAGATCTCAAGTTGACATCACGATATACTAATTTgtcataataataaatagagtCAACGGTGACTTTGAATATAagtattttctttgttgttCCTTACCTCATATAAGTGATATAACAACAATACTCAATATAATCCCACGTGTACGTAGACCTTAACTTACCTCATGTATTTTTGAAATCTCACTGCATAACTCCATCACATGTCAAATTTACTGTATACAGATTTGAATTTGCAGTAGCATTACAAATTTGCTAGCTTGTGACCAGCAGAATAATGTTGAGCATATCTACACATTTGATATGTTGTTACATGATATTGTAGCAACAAAACATTGTAGGAAAACTATATTCATTGCAGCTTAACTTATGAGATAACGAAAACTCTAAGCTCTCCTCTGTCTCCCCTTGTTACTCGTGTATCAGAATCGATGTAGGTAACTTCAAAATCACCACTTCCTGTATTTGATGGTGGCCTGAACTGATCTGGTATGCGAGGCACTTCTAATGGTGGCAGCTGTGATAAATTTCCAGTTGTCTTCACTGTAGTTTTCTCGAATATAATCTTAATCGTAGATGATCCTATTTGTGGAAATGTATAAACATGATGTGAGATACGAAAACTTCAGAACTTTTGTACTGCAAAAAGAGAAGCAATCATACCAATTGGTCCAAGAGATGTGAGAATACACAGAACCAACCTATAAGTTCAAATTTGTGGGCTAAAGTGGCAGTTGCTTCAACAGGCGGGAAAGGCCACGGAGCACCTAATTCAAGCTCCACTATGTTGTCAAAATCTTTGCTCAGTACATCGATTCTTTGAAATACCTGATCAAACCAAATCAGTCGATTATGCTACCGTGTATCAATAATATATAAGCTTGATATATAGTAGTGAATTAGAACGCTCAACATTGTTCTGCAGCAAGCTAAAGAAATGTACATATTGATCCTTATAACTGCAAGGCAAAACCATGGAAAGATGTTCCACAACAAATCTAGGATAGGACTTTAAGAATGCAACTTCTTAACCTGGATATAATCAAGGGTTGATTTACGTTGAAGGTAGCAGCTGCCGGTGCAACCAGTCACAGAGGGAGGGAGAGTTGAAAATTCTTTGAAGTATATATTTATACCAACTCTGACTTCATCACAATGACGTAGTGGGTGCAACGGTACTCCAAAGTCACTTAAATCCTAGATTCTCCTCTAATATGATTACAAACTGTCTTTGTTCTCTTCATAACATGTCTATGGTAATCATAATAGATGTCCGACCAACCACTCTGTGTTCTCTTTAACTCATGGTTAACCACTGTAAGCATGTTCGTAACAGAGGACGGGAAGTGGCCAGCTCTTACAGAATTAAATGAGTACTTTTAGCTTACCTGACCAAGAGTGATGGGAAGAAGTCTTCCAGTGGGGGGTCCAGGACGACTTCCACCAAGAGTACGAGATGAGAATGCACTGCTGTATATCAATTTCCACCTCCCTTGTAGTTTATCAAGATCAGCTGCGAGATCTACAGCTCCTGCGCAAGATTCTAGCTCCTTGGCAGCCTCATCCGCCTTCTTTAGATCATCTTCACTTGCAGCAAGACCTCTGTTTAGCCCAGAAACAGCACTCTGCAAGTGATCAACACATTTGTCAAGAGGAACCTCCTAACTTGctataatcaatataatacataacaaaGGAGTGCACATGTCTCTATAGCTTTAACGGCAGATGATTGATAAGGATATGTCATTgtatgaagaaattaaaaaaaccaAGATTAAATTCCagggaaaaagagaaaaaaacttaGAACAGTAAGAGGAGACGGGGAAATATTCGCAACCTCTTCCACTGACAATTATACTTAACGATGATTAAATATTAATGGTTCTGCCAAATATTGGACCTAGCCAAGAAGGAGATAGGCATAAGCTCATGGTGACAGCAACATCAGTTGCATACATCTTCCCCTCCAGATCAACAACCATTCTGTTGCACTTAGATGTGCAAAACCATAAGATTCTAAGCATGTAAAGCAAGTTAATTGGCAATTGAAGCAGGAgagtattcattttttttttgtccttaGACATTGCCACTCTAACGGTGATTTCTGTAGTCAGAGCGAATCCAAGAACTGaatattttaggaaaatatatATTCCAACATTAACAGCAATATCTGATCTTCATTAGTCTCTCAGTTGAGTATCCTTCAATGGTATAAAATGCTGGGACAAGTAGTAATCTCTTTTGCCGCAAGGGTGTCTAGGAGAATTTGAATGGAGAAACATGGTCATTGACCATTAAAGAAGCCAAAATCGATTACGAAAAGGTTACAGAAGGGAGTTAGACTATATTATGATACCCCCCTCGTACTCAAATACTAAATTCTGAATCACAAtctaaatttcaagtttcaacattTATGTAGCACTTTAGAAGATAGGAGCAGAGGTAGATTTTGCCTTAATCTGTCATTTACCTCATCAGATCACACTTAATTCCTCAGTGACTTGAGCTGTTTAGGTGGTAACAAACAAGTTCAGTATCACTTGGATAACAATGTACTTGCATGATAGAAAGCCCAAAAGAGAAACCAGAAACAAAGCCAAGAATCAATTCAATCCAACTACTCCAACAACAAACTAGTTGAGTCAGCTTTGTATCCATTCCCGTCTAATCAAGTTTCGAGAGGATTCATCTTAATTTGACTTTTCTTTGTTGACTTTCAACCTACCACAATCTTACTCAGCTCTAGTTTGGAGTTGGCTATGTATTAACAAGCTCACATGGACGGAGTTTTGAGCAAGGAAATCAATGTTTACACGAAAAGGGAAATGAAATTGACTAGAAGGGGACCAATAGAGCAAATAAATTAAAGTCTAGGCTAGCCTATCTACCACAAGATAGTGGAATTTCCATAAGACTATTACCAATAATCAAGACAAAGAATCCAAGACACATCCATCAACGGCAACATAAATAACTGCATAGGGAGGTTAGAACAAGAAGATTAATTCAAGGAAAAGGAATAAAATTATTAGAGCTTTAAGTACTAATAACTTGAGTTTCAGACATCCAAAAAGCTCAACTTTAGCTTCTTTACTACCAGGTGGCTCAACGGAAGTGACTAAGAGGGAAAGGATATTGAAATTGACTCCAAGGGGATGAATAGAGCAAACAGGATTAAAGTCTAGGCTAGCCTATGTACCACAAGATAGTGGAATTTCCATAAGACAATGACCAACAATCAAGACAAAGAATCCAAGACACACCCATCAAAGGAAACATAAATAATTGCAAAGATAAGTAAGAACAAACAgattaattcaagaaaattaGAAAAGGGGTCAAAAAGATTAGATTTTTAAGTACCAATAACTTGAGTTTGAGACACCCAATAAGTTCGACTTTAGCTTCTTTACTACCTATGTGTCACAGGATAGTGAAACTTCCGTAACACAATAACCAACAATCAAGATAAAGAATCCAAGACACACCCATCAAAGGCAACACAAATAACGACATAGGAAGCAACAACAAACAgataaattcaagaaaataacaatagGAGGTCAAAAAGATTAGAGCTTTAAGTGTCAATAGCTTGAGTTTCAGACACCCACCAAGCTCCATTTCAGCTTCTTACTACCTATGTGCCACAAGATAGTGAAATTTCCATAACACAATGACCATAAATCAAGATAAAGAATCCAAGACACACCcatcaaaaacaacataaacaacTGCATAGGGAAGCAACAACAAACagacaaattcaagaaaataacaaaaggGGGTCTAAAAGATTAGATTTTTTAAGCACCAAAAACTTGAGTTTGAGAGACCCAATAAGCTCAACTTTAGCTTCTTTACTACTCACGTACCACAAGATAGTGAATTTTCCGTAAGACAATGACCAACAATCAAGATATAAAACCAAACATACACCCATCAATGACAACATATAGGGAAGCAACAACAAACAgataaattcaagaaaataacaaaaggGGATCAAAAAGATAAGATTTTAAGTACCAATAACTTGAGTTTGAGAGACCCAATAAGCTCAACTTTAGCTTCTTTACTACTCACGTACCACAAGATAGTGAATTTTCCATAAGACAATGACCAACAATCAAGATATAAAACCAAACATACACCCATCAATGACAACATATAGGGAAGCAACAACAAACAGATAAATTCAAGAAACTAACAAAAGGGGATCAAAAAGATTAGATTTTCAAGTACCAATAACTTGAGTTTGAGAGACCCAATAAGCTCAGCTTTAGCTTCTTTACTACCAGGTGGCTCAATAAAAGTGACTTCATCAATACCCGACTGGCAAACTAAACTTCTCTTGCTGTCATAGCTCCTTTCCTCTAATAATCTTTGAGTACTTCTCTTGCTTCTTCCTGGGAGATGACATGGGAAAGATTGGCAAgaatttgataaagaatgatTGTGAGAAAGGGGAAGTCTAGAATGAAGTAGAGAAGCCATGGTTGAGCTTGAATTTCAGAAAAAAGGATCGATCTTTTGTGGAATTTGATTGGTGGTAGTTGTAGTAACAAGTCTACATTTTTCTAGTTTTGTGTTGAATAAAAAAGCTAAGGGACCCATTTccttctttcccttttcttttattcggtctcatattcatatttaaaacgattaaattcaaaaaatacatattaaaaattgtaaaacCTCTATAATAAAgaaactcaaattgaaatctctaataaaaaataaaagactattacatatttaaaaactcGAATCAAAACTTTTGATTAAGGAATGAGAAATCGAAAACCAAAGGTTCCTTATGATTAGTTATAGTGGGTTAGCAATGTGGGACACTATGAGACGTGTAGATGCTGTCAATGGCacatttataaatcatattctCTCGTccatacacgtgtcataataTACATAGGACATAaactattatattataatattagataaggtatatatgtttatttatttaattttataaataaattatagtaatatttacgtaaatacatttttaaaaacaaattaaattacatatttatgtaCGAATTGTATATTCAAATTCTTTTTGCTTTGTTCTaactattataaaaataattctagCTTGATTTCACGAAATTCTcataaaaaaatgacatatgACAATCATTTCAAAAATCCGACTAAAACATCACATTTCAAAACACAACTTGTAAATCATATTTCAACAACAGCAATTCAGCAGCTGAGATcttgaaaaagtaaaaagataaaatatacgTAAATTTTATTTCTAGCTCGACTATTTAACGCGACTACATATTCTTTTCTTGGGGTTTCAGAAAAAACAAAACTCCAAAGTATATCCAAAcactcaaatttgaattttggaatctcaaatttttttgaaaaatattccGAAAACATATCATTTTCCCGCTCAATCTTTCATCT
The nucleotide sequence above comes from Solanum pennellii chromosome 9, SPENNV200. Encoded proteins:
- the LOC107030838 gene encoding glycolipid transfer protein 1 — translated: MDGTLFSPALEGMKDVKSEHGELMTKPFLEVCKLVLPILDKFGAAMTVVKSDISGNIARLESKYNDNPSRFNYLYSFVQAEVEIKTAKSSSSCTNGLLWLTRAMDFIVVLFHNLAQHQDWSMSQACNDSYSKTLKKWHGWLASSSFTVAIKLAPDRKKFMEVISGNGDINSDMEKFCTTFSPILQQIHKFLTSVGLDSMKAS
- the LOC107029458 gene encoding kinesin-like protein KIN-10A is translated as MAPTPSSKNHTTPTPSSKLHQTHVNSRTPQSKHRLNFNSAKPSPNPNSTAMKEGGTPPEHPVEVIGRIRDYPDKKEKSLSALQVNSDCRSLRVRTDIGYRDFTLDGVSLSEEEDLDEFYKKFVESRIDGVKLGDKCTIMMYGPTGAGKSHTMFGSVKQPGIVYRSLKDILGDGNEESDENSEKKVGVGTFVHVTVLEIYNEEIYDLLSTTNGGGGFAFGWSKACASKVKLEVIGKKAKNATFISGTEAIKISKEIQKVEKRRIVKSTLCNERSSRSHCMIILDVPTVGGRLMLVDMAGSENIEQAGQTGLEAKMQTAKINQGNIALKRVVESIANGDSHVPFRDSKLTMLLQDSFEDDKSKILMILCASPDPKELHKTISTLEYGAKAKCIVRGPHTPLKEKGTEDSSSTVILGSRIAVMDQFIYKLQMENKLKEKERNEAQKELMKKEEEMATLRAKLELVQGKGTELTEEQINLKVNERTQMLKNELEKKIQECQKMANEIVEMERRKMEERMFQQQQEFETLRRRLEDMEAELHRSRAESGSMEENTFAKRLQGIYSEDAGMVKSMDLDRSIDMDAGKRDVLVYKPEGNTFQAISGYPNISNLGEVEDPLFPNKSSLSTVFEEDEEGDDEGDTENLPVDEEVQKEVIEEKTIYSGLLDHDMSCLRTDPDHFSDLLKDSDVCMGAAPSRQALIQNIFTLCGNYRELSQHSVSPVPAQKNLEDIDSSVPIVKTIGEDYASAFAAEGLSNDLLPLCNPETIKKSPVNQTRMFKSSCDKENDSKENFNPTCGNLEVHVKWEAASKENPSVATTVKVGKDSSLADLRKQIELHLGADSPFTFLTIGDPSGAPMPKEQEVVTSVSKLPKCNNFSRGHLAYLRPVKGTQRFNHLPFTPLENMLPLTPKSHIKEVGTGLSPKIGEHLSRTPFVTVKRYLNEF
- the LOC107031525 gene encoding plastid-lipid-associated protein 6, chloroplastic isoform X1, which encodes MASLLHSRLPLSHNHSLSNSCQSFPCHLPGRSKRSTQRLLEERSYDSKRSLVCQSGIDEVTFIEPPGSKEAKAELIGSLKLKLLSAVSGLNRGLAASEDDLKKADEAAKELESCAGAVDLAADLDKLQGRWKLIYSSAFSSRTLGGSRPGPPTGRLLPITLGQVFQRIDVLSKDFDNIVELELGAPWPFPPVEATATLAHKFELIGSSTIKIIFEKTTVKTTGNLSQLPPLEVPRIPDQFRPPSNTGSGDFEVTYIDSDTRVTRGDRGELRVFVIS
- the LOC107031525 gene encoding plastid-lipid-associated protein 6, chloroplastic isoform X2, which codes for MLSLMGVCLVLYLDCWSLSYGKFTILWYVSSKEAKVELIGSLKLKLLSAVSGLNRGLAASEDDLKKADEAAKELESCAGAVDLAADLDKLQGRWKLIYSSAFSSRTLGGSRPGPPTGRLLPITLGQVFQRIDVLSKDFDNIVELELGAPWPFPPVEATATLAHKFELIGSSTIKIIFEKTTVKTTGNLSQLPPLEVPRIPDQFRPPSNTGSGDFEVTYIDSDTRVTRGDRGELRVFVIS